Sequence from the Verrucomicrobiota bacterium genome:
AGGCGTGCTGGTAGACGTCCTTGATGGCGGGCCAGAGATAACCTTCAGGATCGAGCAGGCCCCGCACGTCATTTCGATTCGCCACGGGTCCCCAGCGATACTTTTTCCATTCGCTGGTGTGCGTCAGATGAAGCCCGAAGTCTGCCTGAGGATGCGCCCGCGCGTAGGCCGCGATTTCCGGAACCCACGGGCAGGGCATCATGATGGTGGCGCAGGTCATCAGCCCGTTTTCCAGCGAATCGATCGTGGCGGCATTGGCGGCGTGGCTCATGCCCACGTCATCGCCGTTAATGATCAAAATCTTGTCTGAGGCTTGAAATCCCAAACGCTCGGCCAGTGTGGGGCGAGCTGCGGCGGGCGCGGGTTCAGTTCTCATCGAAGGAGTGCCCAAGCCGAAGAGCGCAGTCAGCAGTATCCAGTGCTTCATAGTTGGAATCGTGTGCCGAGACAATGCGCAGTCCGCGCGCGGCATTCAAGATCAGAGGGGTGCAGGCAGTCCAGCGATGGCCGCTAAACCTTGGCTGGCAGGCCGGGCTTGACGGATTCGAGCAGGCGGTCGATCACGCCCTTGACGGTGATGCCTTCCGCTTCCGCGCGGTAGTTGATCAGGATACGGTGCCGCAAGGTCGCGTGCGCCAGCGCCTGAATTTCCTCGAAACGGACGTGGGATTTTCCGTGAAGGAGCGCGCGGGCTTTGCCTCCCAGCACCAGATATTGCGCTGCGCGCAATCCCGCGCCCCAGCTCACCCATTCGTTGATGAAGTCCGGCGTTCCTTTCTGGCGGGGGCGCGACGCCGAGGCCAGCCGCACGGCAAAACGGATCACGTCTTCCGCGATGGGAACCTTGCGAACCGTTTCTTGAAAGCGAAGCACGTCCGCGGCGGTGAACAGCGCGGCAATCGGCTCCGGTTGGCGCGCCGTGGTCTGCGCCACGACATCGACCTCCTGGTCCTCGGGCAAGTAATCGATGACCACATTGAACATGAACCGGTCGAGTTGGGCTTCGGGCAGCGGATACGTGCCTTCCATCTCGATCGGATTTTGCGTGGCCAGAACGAAGAACGGCTCCGGCAACGGATGCCGGACGCCTGCGGCGGTCACCTGGTGCTCCTGCATCGCTTCGAGCAGCGCGGCCTGGGTTTTGGGCGGCGTGCGGTTGATTTCGTCGGCCAGGATCATGTTGGCGAAGATCGGGCCGTTCACGAAAGTCATGCGTCTGCCGTCGC
This genomic interval carries:
- a CDS encoding AAA family ATPase — protein: MENVIDSYRTEKEAVEQIIASRSKIDRELSKVIVGQKEVVEQLLIALVSGGHCLITGAPGLAKTLLIKSISQVFHLKFQRIQFTPDLMPADITGTEILQDTGDGRRMTFVNGPIFANMILADEINRTPPKTQAALLEAMQEHQVTAAGVRHPLPEPFFVLATQNPIEMEGTYPLPEAQLDRFMFNVVIDYLPEDQEVDVVAQTTARQPEPIAALFTAADVLRFQETVRKVPIAEDVIRFAVRLASASRPRQKGTPDFINEWVSWGAGLRAAQYLVLGGKARALLHGKSHVRFEEIQALAHATLRHRILINYRAEAEGITVKGVIDRLLESVKPGLPAKV